The Mauremys mutica isolate MM-2020 ecotype Southern chromosome 1, ASM2049712v1, whole genome shotgun sequence genome has a segment encoding these proteins:
- the SEPTIN3 gene encoding neuronal-specific septin-3 isoform X4, with protein sequence MSELVPEPRQKPAVPMKPVGINSNLLGYIGIDTIIEQMRKKTMKTGFDFNIMVVGQSGLGKSTLVNTLFKSQVSRKSSGWNREEKIPKTVEIKAIGHVIEEGGVKMKLTVIDTPGFGDQINNENCWEPIEKYINEQYEKFLKEEVNIARKKRIPDTRVHCCLYFISPTGHSLRPLDLEFMKHLSKVVNIIPVIAKADTMTLEEKTEFKQRVRKELEVNGIEFYPQKEFDEDLEDKTENDKIRQESMPFAVVGSDKEYQVNGKRILGRKTPWGVIEVENLNHCEFALLRDFVIRTHLQDLKEVTHNIHYETYRAKRLNDNGGLPPVTTETEENHESNL encoded by the exons ATGTCTGAGCTGGTGCCGGAGCCCCGGCAAAAACCAGCAGTGCCAATGAAACCTGTTGGCATTAACTCCAACCTGCTGGGCTACATTGGGATCGACACCATCATTGAGCAGATGCGCAAGAAGACCATGAAGACGGGCTTTGACTTCAACATCATGGTTGTAG GTCAAAGCGGGCTGGGGAAATCAACACTGGTGAACACCCTCTTCAAATCCCAAGTTAGCCGCAAGTCTTCAGGCTGGAACCGTGAGGAGAAGATCCCTAAGACAGTGGAGATCAAGGCCATTGGGCATG TCATTGAAGAAGGTGGTGTCAAGATGAAACTGACGGTAATTGACACCCCCGGGTTTGGTGACCAGATCAACAATGAGAATTG CTGGGAGCCCATTGAGAAATACATCAATGAGCAATATGAAAAATTCCTGAAAGAGGAAGTGAATATTGCAAGGAAGAAACGAATCCCAGACACGAGAGTCCACTGCTGCCTCTACTTCATCTCCCCCACGGGTCACTC CTTGCGACCCCTGGACCTAGAGTTCATGAAACATCTCAGCAAAGTAGTAAACATCATCCCTGTTATCGCTAAGGCAGACACCATGACCctggaagagaagactgagttcAAACAAAGG GTGCGCAAAGAACTGGAGGTGAATGGGATCGAGTTTTACCCCCAGAAAGAGTTTGATGAGGACCTGGAGGATAAAACAGAGAATGACAAAATCAGG CAGGAAAGcatgccgtttgcagtggtgggcAGCGACAAGGAATACCAAGTAAATGGCAAAAGAATCCTGGGCAGGAAAACTCCCTGGGGCGTCATTGAAG TGGAAAACCTCAATCACTGTGAATTTGCCCTACTTCGAGATTTTGTCATCAG GACCCACCTCCAAGACCTAAAAGAAGTGACGCACAACATCCACTATGAGACCTACAGGGCCAAGCGGCTGAATGACAATGGGGGGCTCCCCCCAGTGACCACCGAGACAGAGGAGAACCACGAAAGTAATCTGTGA
- the SEPTIN3 gene encoding neuronal-specific septin-3 isoform X3 encodes MFKGSADNKIEAAMSELVPEPRQKPAVPMKPVGINSNLLGYIGIDTIIEQMRKKTMKTGFDFNIMVVGQSGLGKSTLVNTLFKSQVSRKSSGWNREEKIPKTVEIKAIGHVIEEGGVKMKLTVIDTPGFGDQINNENCWEPIEKYINEQYEKFLKEEVNIARKKRIPDTRVHCCLYFISPTGHSLRPLDLEFMKHLSKVVNIIPVIAKADTMTLEEKTEFKQRVRKELEVNGIEFYPQKEFDEDLEDKTENDKIRQESMPFAVVGSDKEYQVNGKRILGRKTPWGVIEVENLNHCEFALLRDFVIRTHLQDLKEVTHNIHYETYRAKRLNDNGGLPPVTTETEENHESNL; translated from the exons ATGTTCAAAG GGTCAGCAGACAACAAGATTGAGGCAGCTATGTCTGAGCTGGTGCCGGAGCCCCGGCAAAAACCAGCAGTGCCAATGAAACCTGTTGGCATTAACTCCAACCTGCTGGGCTACATTGGGATCGACACCATCATTGAGCAGATGCGCAAGAAGACCATGAAGACGGGCTTTGACTTCAACATCATGGTTGTAG GTCAAAGCGGGCTGGGGAAATCAACACTGGTGAACACCCTCTTCAAATCCCAAGTTAGCCGCAAGTCTTCAGGCTGGAACCGTGAGGAGAAGATCCCTAAGACAGTGGAGATCAAGGCCATTGGGCATG TCATTGAAGAAGGTGGTGTCAAGATGAAACTGACGGTAATTGACACCCCCGGGTTTGGTGACCAGATCAACAATGAGAATTG CTGGGAGCCCATTGAGAAATACATCAATGAGCAATATGAAAAATTCCTGAAAGAGGAAGTGAATATTGCAAGGAAGAAACGAATCCCAGACACGAGAGTCCACTGCTGCCTCTACTTCATCTCCCCCACGGGTCACTC CTTGCGACCCCTGGACCTAGAGTTCATGAAACATCTCAGCAAAGTAGTAAACATCATCCCTGTTATCGCTAAGGCAGACACCATGACCctggaagagaagactgagttcAAACAAAGG GTGCGCAAAGAACTGGAGGTGAATGGGATCGAGTTTTACCCCCAGAAAGAGTTTGATGAGGACCTGGAGGATAAAACAGAGAATGACAAAATCAGG CAGGAAAGcatgccgtttgcagtggtgggcAGCGACAAGGAATACCAAGTAAATGGCAAAAGAATCCTGGGCAGGAAAACTCCCTGGGGCGTCATTGAAG TGGAAAACCTCAATCACTGTGAATTTGCCCTACTTCGAGATTTTGTCATCAG GACCCACCTCCAAGACCTAAAAGAAGTGACGCACAACATCCACTATGAGACCTACAGGGCCAAGCGGCTGAATGACAATGGGGGGCTCCCCCCAGTGACCACCGAGACAGAGGAGAACCACGAAAGTAATCTGTGA